A single region of the Rhipicephalus microplus isolate Deutch F79 chromosome 10, USDA_Rmic, whole genome shotgun sequence genome encodes:
- the LOC142774682 gene encoding uncharacterized protein LOC142774682, with product MTGCCVPMCTNNSRNGWKLYHFPTEPKRRLLWMVKIKRDKWQPTKSSCVCSAHFEASHFEQHRADQWIKLKPNAVPTVFPFRGLPPQRKAPKDRAGPAVLPDACQETRGDNSTAINCTPLTSAQANLNSRTDSLGAQQPQSCNSQTPDSVPHIMEREEVVISADAPDGARENKQLNKQLSDMGRKYTQLHQVHRKATSTIQALKKQVKKLETKMELFGQRLKFLNDDQLQALGRQSNKGSTWSAETIKQALQIKFSCGKTGYQTLRNLGYPLPSGKTLARRLQGLKFLPGILTEVIDVLKIKAENMQDIEKDCALFLDEMEIARGYELDRAEDVVLGGQTMPENPDEPAHHALVFMVGGLNTRWKQVIAYHFTGSHVEGSILKDYVMKIVQLCAEISLRIRVVTCDMGASNRAMWRELGFSSHRNSITVCSVPHPCLEDKELFFTADAAHVLKNVKSQLLSSEVFFLSDATVCQHNLPSKEVNVDHVRSVIKYDAERELKVAPRLSELHISRGHFTKMKVGVAVRFFREAPAAIRYLIKEDAIEPEAETTAWFLELVFNWYTLMSSRHPSVALSLRDMRRYHESIELLNSALEVFQGMKMGSKAQWKPSQAGLLITTKVVLRLQDILLRSEGYEFFLTSRILQDCLENLFSVVRIRKPVPNAYDLKCALKLVCVSQFLHAPGTSSYEVDDAKYLADMLAKGKQEHGEVEADVIDDSEILFIEELQENECNILFYIGGFLLKGMLSVVAGCGHCNSALLGSTESEHATLTILKEYRSEGGNLTYPSKDVLLTLKSCEEHFRGIISWSEGLLRLRSPLKAVTDYLNEMVRPCVKTCSEHSDAVAKLLIANYARLRLRVHLRHVSSNGVNEHGSKTCAGVSLP from the exons ATGACTGGGTGCTGCGTGCCCATGTGCACGAACAACTCCAGAAATGGTTGGAAACTCTACCATTTTCCGACAGAGCCCAAAAGAAGGCTGCTATGGATGGTGAAGATTAAGCGAGACAAGTGGCAGCCTACGAAGTCCTCGTGTGTATGCAGT GCACATTTTGAAGCAAGCCATTTCGAGCAGCACCGAGCTGACCAGTGGATAAAACTGAAGCCGAACGCTGTGCCAACGGTGTTCCCTTTCAGGG gcttgcctccacaAAGGAAGGCGCCAAAGGACAGGGCAGGACCTGCTGTGTTGCCTGATGCATGCCAAGAAACACGCGGTGACAACTCTACGGCCATTAATTGTACGCCACTCACAAGTGCACAGGCGAATTTAAATTCACGCACAGACAGTCTTGGCGCACAGCAACCGCAAAGCTGCAATTCTCAGACGCCTGATTCAGTACCGCACATTATGGAAAGGGAAGAAGTTGTGATCTCGGCCGATGCACCTGACGGGGCACGTGAAAACAAGCAGTTAAATAAGCAGCTCTCCGATATGGGCAGAAAATACACTCAGCTACATCAAGTCCATCGGAAAGCCACCTCAACCATTCAAGCActaaaaaaacaggtgaaaaaattGGAAACCAAAATGGAATTATTCGGACAGCGTTTGAAATTCCTCAATGATGACCAGCTGCAGGCTCTTGGGCGCCAGAGTAATAAGGGAAGCACTTGGTCTGCAGAAACAATCAAGCAGGCGCTTCAGATTAAGTTTTCCTGTGGAAAAACTGGTTACCAGACACTAAGAAATCTGGGCTACCCCTTGCCATCCGGAAAAACCCTTGCACGTCGCCTTCAGGGCCTCAAGTTTCTTCCCGGAATTTTGACGGAAGTCATCGATGTTCTCAAAATCAAAGCAGAGAACATGCAAGACATTGAAAAAGACTGTGCTTTGTTCTTGGATGAAATGGAGATTGCTCGCGGGTACGAGCTCGATCGCGCTGAGGATGTGGTGTTGGGGGGGCAAACTATGCCAGAAAATCCAGACGAACCTGCACATCACGCACTAGTGTTCATGGTAGGAGGCCTGAATACGAGATGGAAGCAAGTGATTGCCTACCACTTCACCGGAAGTCATGTAGAGGGTAGTATCCTCAAGGACTACGTCATGAAGATAGTGCAGCTCTGCGCGGAAATCTCTTTAAGAATCCGTGTCGTCACTTGCGACATGGGGGCTTCTAATCGGGCTATGTGGCGCGAGCTCGGATTCTCCAGCCACAGGAATTCCATTACTGTATGTTCAGTGCCTCACCCCTGTCTGGAAGacaaagaattgtttttcacagcaGATGCTGCACACGTGCTGAAGAATGTCAAGTCACAGTTGCTTTCATCGGAAGTATTCTTTCTGAGTGATGCAACAGTATGCCAGCACAATCTGCCATCAAAAGAAGTGAACGTGGACCATGTGCGCAGTGTAATTAAGTATGATGCTGAACGAGAGCTGAAAGTCGCCCCGAGGCTCTCAGAGTTACACATTTCGCGAGGCCATTTCACAAAAATGAAAGTGGGAGTTGCTGTCCGCTTCTTCAGGGAAGCTCCTGCAGCGATTCGGTACCTAATTAAAGAGGACGCGATAGAGCCGGAGGCAGAGACAACAGCTTGGTTTCTAGAATTAGTATTCAACTGGTACACGCTAATGTCTTCCCGCCACCCatcagttgctctcagccttcgaGACATGCGGAGGTACCACGAATCAATTGAGCTACTGAACTCGGCCCTCGAAGTTTTTCAAGGAATGAAGATGGGAAGCAAGGCACAGTGGAAGCCTTCGCAAGCAGGTTTACTAATAACAACAAAAGTCGTTCTTCGTCTCCAAGACATTCTCTTGCGCAGTGAAGGATACGAATTCTTCCTCACGAGCAGAATCTTGCAAGACTGCCTCGAAAATTTGTTTTCGGTGGTGCGCATCAGGAAGCCTGTTCCTAACGCATATGACTTAAAGTGTGCCCTGAAGCTTGTGTGCGTGAGTCAGTTCCTTCATGCACCCGGAACGTCAAGCTACGAAGTCGACGATGCTAAGTACCTCGCCGACATGCTTGCAAAAGGCAAACAAGAGCACGGGGAGGTGGAAGCTGATGTCATTGATGACTCGGAAATTTTGTTCattgaagaacttcaagaaaacgaATGCAACATCCTTTTCTACATCGGCGGCTTCCTTTTAAAAGGTATGCTGAGTGTTGTAGCGGGATGCGGGCATTGTAATTCTGCCTTGTTAGGCTCAACTGAAAGCGAGCACGCAACTCTGACTATTCTGAAGGAGTACAGGAGTGAAGGTGGCAACCTCACATATCCCAGCAAGGATGTTTTGCTGACACTCAAGTCGTGTGAAGAGCATTTCAGGGGCATCATAAGTTGGAGTGAGGGCTTGCTGCGCTTAAGGTCCCCGTTGAAGGCCGTGACCGATTATTTGAACGAGATGGTGCGCCCTTGCGTAAAGACTTGCTCCGAGCACAGTGACGCCGTAGCAAAACTCCTTATTGCGAATTATGCAAGACTGAGGCTTCGCGTGCATTTGCGCCACGTTAGTTCAAACGGCGTCAATGAACACGGAAGCAAGACGTGCGCTGGGGTAAGCCTTCCGTGA